One window from the genome of Candidatus Zixiibacteriota bacterium encodes:
- a CDS encoding T9SS type A sorting domain-containing protein, producing MSRIGMSAVLGLLLAGGLAASSADRPSALSRRMSAGCPTRDTRYSPRIETYLTPDGRLDADAARRSSYSGPLDVEGFVPTIDPATGAPVFRAALPLAPADYPDDIYWDNRISPSVPGVSGTVRAVAVYNGQLIVGGSFEVAGGVLAHNIASWDGTSWSALGSGANDWVRSLTVYDGSLIAGGDFDTAGGIQANRIAAWNGLSWSALGAGMDRSVKALAAYDGRLVAGGNFDTAGAVAARRIAAWNGSSWSPLGSGMNGNVEAVTVWDHRLIAGGWFTTAGGISAARVAAWDGSSWAPLASGIADGGVYALVEYNGNLIAGGYFTTAGGTGANHIASWDGRTWSPLGTGMNGSVYSVGVYDGHLVAGGWYATAGGTAAENIAAWNGSAWSALGSGAGSGVYAVTPYGSALAAGGAFGVAGDIRAVGIAAWNGAVWAALGAGTDDLVYALTLYNGRVIAGGRFTSIGGVQANRIAAWDGSSWSPLGVGLNDDVYALTVYDGRLTAGGRFTASGEQGVSRVAAWDGSAWSPVGPGVNGDGVYALTEYNGDLIAGGWFDTAGWVVADNIAAWDGSSWRPLGSGMADGDVYALVEYNGDLIAGGWFYSAGDTTAPYVAAWNGSTWSPLVSPDEEFNPVNALTVYDGRLIAALDVGAYKSDAQTAYNGIAAWDGTAWSWLGTGIADDNASVDAVAVYLGRLIAGGRFITADDPAAYFIASWDGRAWSAMGSGLSGSAASFTVANDRLFVGGRFTIAGGKVAAFLAEWTKGVDTDSDGIDDDLDNCPTTYNPDQADRDVDGLGDACDTGPELALSPETVDIGWELTRGEFVVKNAGYGTLEFRLDTLPEWCTARPVSGSLGAGGEAVIEVEVDRRGTLMGDHAGVVAISSNGGAGGVLVRMYTPIAPLVGSDSVGIEVGEEIRIPFNGLAEAGSLLSRLQVVSDAGELAYGVAVDTEYVGLRIPVTVVYIYPDEGWSFPELAGIRVMFADSIVDAHGVPGPQGYAFTYVNGAVVWPGDTDGDGVVDERDILPIGLYYGSGGPGRGEGQGTEWGPYSVAVLAEGVVWRPLRAVYADADGSGEVDALDVCAITENWRARADGWKRGVGEGAGVEGLPKELSPGVAAALRAALAECPEGAGKAALAEVLGGIGEPVLPGEVTLYQNYPNPFNPSTVVEFYLPAAGEIRVGVWNVLGQEVAELYRGWHASGYGRLEWSGRTRGGGEAAAGLYFYRLTAGDRTLTRRMLLLK from the coding sequence ATGAGTCGCATAGGTATGAGCGCAGTCCTCGGGCTCTTGCTGGCGGGCGGTCTCGCCGCATCATCGGCAGACCGGCCCTCCGCGCTTTCCAGACGCATGTCTGCGGGCTGTCCCACCCGCGATACCCGGTACAGCCCAAGGATCGAAACGTATCTCACTCCCGACGGTCGGTTGGACGCGGATGCGGCCCGGCGCTCCTCCTACTCGGGGCCGCTCGACGTTGAAGGATTCGTCCCGACCATCGATCCCGCGACCGGCGCACCGGTCTTTCGCGCGGCTTTGCCGCTCGCGCCGGCCGACTACCCCGACGACATCTACTGGGACAACCGCATCTCTCCCTCCGTGCCCGGCGTTTCCGGTACAGTGCGGGCAGTTGCCGTGTACAACGGGCAACTCATCGTGGGCGGAAGCTTTGAGGTAGCCGGCGGTGTATTGGCCCACAATATTGCGTCCTGGGATGGCACCTCCTGGTCCGCTCTTGGATCCGGAGCCAACGATTGGGTCCGCTCACTTACGGTGTATGACGGTTCTCTGATCGCCGGCGGAGATTTTGACACGGCCGGCGGAATACAAGCGAATCGCATCGCCGCGTGGAACGGCTTGTCGTGGTCGGCCCTCGGAGCGGGGATGGATCGCTCGGTGAAGGCGTTGGCGGCCTACGACGGTCGCCTGGTCGCGGGCGGCAACTTTGACACCGCCGGCGCGGTTGCCGCGCGCCGCATTGCCGCGTGGAATGGCTCATCCTGGTCCCCTCTTGGATCCGGCATGAACGGGAACGTGGAAGCCGTGACTGTCTGGGATCACCGGTTGATTGCCGGGGGATGGTTCACGACAGCGGGCGGCATCAGCGCCGCCCGAGTCGCCGCCTGGGACGGTTCCTCCTGGGCGCCGCTGGCGTCCGGGATCGCCGATGGAGGCGTCTACGCGCTGGTCGAATACAACGGCAACCTGATCGCGGGGGGATATTTCACCACTGCGGGCGGAACCGGCGCCAACCATATCGCCTCCTGGGACGGCCGGACATGGAGTCCGCTCGGAACGGGGATGAACGGTTCTGTGTATTCGGTGGGCGTCTATGACGGCCATCTCGTTGCGGGCGGATGGTACGCAACGGCCGGAGGGACCGCCGCCGAGAACATCGCCGCCTGGAACGGTTCCGCCTGGTCCGCACTGGGATCCGGAGCCGGCAGCGGGGTCTATGCTGTGACTCCCTACGGCTCTGCGCTGGCGGCAGGGGGAGCTTTCGGGGTTGCGGGCGACATACGGGCGGTCGGGATCGCCGCCTGGAACGGCGCCGTGTGGGCGGCCTTAGGGGCCGGGACGGATGACCTTGTCTACGCCCTCACCCTCTACAACGGGCGCGTCATCGCCGGTGGACGATTCACTTCGATCGGCGGGGTTCAGGCCAACCGCATAGCCGCCTGGGACGGTTCCTCGTGGTCTCCGTTAGGAGTCGGGTTGAACGATGATGTCTACGCCCTGACTGTGTACGACGGCCGCCTGACTGCCGGGGGTCGCTTCACGGCTTCCGGCGAGCAGGGTGTGAGCCGCGTGGCCGCTTGGGATGGTTCCGCCTGGTCCCCTGTCGGACCCGGCGTGAACGGCGACGGCGTGTACGCCCTGACAGAGTACAACGGTGACTTGATTGCGGGCGGATGGTTCGATACGGCAGGGTGGGTCGTCGCCGACAACATCGCCGCCTGGGACGGCTCCTCATGGCGCCCGCTGGGATCGGGGATGGCGGACGGAGACGTCTACGCACTGGTCGAATACAACGGCGACCTCATCGCCGGTGGATGGTTTTACTCGGCAGGGGATACTACTGCCCCGTATGTCGCCGCGTGGAACGGTTCCACGTGGTCGCCGCTCGTGTCGCCGGACGAGGAATTCAACCCCGTCAACGCTCTGACGGTCTATGACGGAAGACTGATCGCCGCTCTGGATGTGGGGGCCTATAAGAGTGACGCACAGACCGCCTACAATGGGATCGCCGCGTGGGACGGCACGGCCTGGTCGTGGCTGGGAACGGGCATCGCCGATGACAACGCCTCAGTCGATGCCGTGGCCGTATATCTCGGGCGTTTGATCGCCGGCGGGCGCTTCATCACGGCGGACGATCCGGCGGCCTACTTCATTGCCTCGTGGGATGGCCGGGCCTGGTCGGCCATGGGATCAGGGCTCAGCGGCTCGGCAGCGTCCTTCACCGTCGCCAACGACCGCCTCTTTGTCGGGGGTCGCTTCACGATAGCGGGAGGAAAGGTCGCAGCTTTCCTTGCCGAATGGACCAAAGGCGTGGATACCGATAGCGACGGCATCGACGATGATCTCGACAACTGCCCGACCACCTACAACCCCGACCAGGCCGATCGCGATGTCGATGGCCTCGGGGATGCGTGCGATACGGGTCCGGAGCTGGCGTTGAGCCCGGAGACGGTGGATATTGGTTGGGAGTTGACGCGCGGGGAGTTCGTGGTGAAGAACGCGGGGTACGGGACGCTGGAGTTCCGGCTCGACACGCTGCCGGAGTGGTGCACGGCGAGGCCGGTGTCGGGTTCGCTGGGAGCGGGGGGGGAGGCGGTGATCGAGGTGGAGGTGGACCGTCGGGGGACGCTGATGGGTGACCATGCGGGCGTGGTGGCGATCAGCAGCAACGGGGGCGCGGGCGGGGTGTTGGTGCGTATGTACACGCCGATCGCGCCGCTGGTGGGGTCTGACAGCGTGGGGATCGAGGTGGGGGAGGAGATACGGATCCCGTTCAACGGCCTGGCGGAGGCGGGGTCGCTGTTGTCGCGGCTGCAGGTGGTGTCGGACGCGGGGGAACTGGCGTATGGTGTGGCGGTGGATACGGAGTACGTGGGGCTGCGGATTCCGGTCACGGTGGTGTACATCTACCCGGACGAGGGTTGGTCGTTTCCGGAGCTGGCGGGGATTCGGGTGATGTTTGCGGATTCGATTGTTGATGCGCACGGAGTTCCGGGGCCTCAGGGGTACGCGTTCACGTATGTGAACGGTGCGGTGGTGTGGCCGGGGGACACGGATGGGGACGGGGTGGTGGACGAGCGGGACATTTTGCCGATCGGGTTGTACTACGGCTCGGGGGGGCCGGGCCGGGGGGAGGGCCAGGGGACGGAGTGGGGTCCGTACTCGGTGGCGGTGTTGGCGGAGGGGGTGGTGTGGCGTCCGCTGCGGGCGGTGTACGCGGATGCAGACGGATCGGGGGAGGTGGACGCGCTGGATGTGTGCGCGATCACGGAGAACTGGCGGGCGAGGGCGGACGGGTGGAAGCGGGGTGTGGGAGAGGGGGCCGGGGTGGAGGGGTTGCCGAAGGAGTTGAGTCCGGGGGTGGCGGCGGCGCTGCGGGCGGCGCTGGCGGAGTGTCCGGAGGGCGCGGGGAAGGCGGCGCTGGCGGAGGTGCTGGGGGGGATCGGGGAGCCGGTGCTTCCGGGGGAGGTGACGTTGTACCAGAACTATCCGAATCCGTTTAATCCGTCGACGGTGGTGGAGTTTTATCTTCCGGCGGCGGGGGAGATCCGGGTGGGAGTGTGGAACGTCCTGGGTCAGGAGGTGGCGGAGTTGTACCGGGGGTGGCACGCGTCGGGGTATGGGCGGCTGGAGTGGTCGGGGCGGACACGGGGTGGCGGGGAGGCGGCGGCGGGCCTGTACTTTTACCGGCTGACGGCGGGCGACCGAACGCTCACCCGCCGCATGCTGCTGCTAAAGTAG
- a CDS encoding PKD domain-containing protein — translation MKNQDVKVCAAMSGGRWPAVSAILFLLAAAPALAESPESVAGGPPRTDSPALIGDPQSAPAENVYYINFDSNLEGWYFLNHPDTVQEYYPDQYTCDELTRMRANGASFALSWGYFDGSGAMMVTCPFRGWYRDSCYYSWRIKSVQVNVPDEWDGLYRVVARVYKGTGSRIWAKIGYRPAGSANTYYLPGWSELPTEGWTTLTLSEPSQGAFADLDAVSILFGAYSSDGNVYVDWVQAYEDQPDVPVLVAPANDQTIQANLPTFQWTGNGDYYTLQVATDPKFTNVLIDTSYIYSTSCKVTRPLPFSDYDYLPGGGGAHDPHYYWRVKAHRVGPSGVSLYSNYFQFIINGPHEVPSEYPSILAARGALPPYIGGTVLVAPGTYTGRENCSIGLGGEKPVDIIATGGAAVTVIDCQNTYYAFSYDAYTAGAPVVEGFTIRNARADGSDEAAIVCRTGAGTIRNCIIENGAGTGVLARSGGIAYLVNTEIRNQTGDATEATDGGRILASSCRFIGNDGYGGRLIQSSAGAGACSYDSCLFADNGSEGGGGLYVGAATSLGITNSTFTGNVNGIEFATTGQSVTTIANCLVAFSNGRGIDWTSYSHDLSVLCSDAYGNGGGDWVNLAANELGLRGNIQRDPLFCDATAGDYRLAAGSPCAAEYSACGGIGLFGIGCILELGCAMAASDSGGPAPWTISFSAWASRGQPPYSYHWDFGDGGSGSSDTALHTYTVSGVYTVRLTVTDQLGATCEQTSAVQIGPGLSCTAAADPTSGPAPLVVSLQAAGSGGVPPYRFSWAFGDGGGSTQQNPIHEYSAEGVYTCSLAVFDQRGYSCTSGLSIVVGEPLQCAAAANPARGPAPLTVNFSASASGGEPPYTFAWSFGDGGSSSAPNPAHAYSAVGDYAASLAVTDSRAIACGDTLLIQVLGPELALSPETVDIGWELTRGEFVVKNAGYGTLEFRLDTLPEWCTARPVSGSLGAGGEAVIEVEVDRRGTLMGDHAGVVAISSNGGAGGVLVRMYTPIAPLVGSDSVGIEVGEEIRIPFNGLAEAGSLLSRLQVVSDAGELAYGVAVDTEYVGLRIPVTVVYIYPDEGWSFPELAGIRVMFADSIVDAHGVPGPQGYAFTYVNGAVVWPGDTDGDGVVDERDILPIGLYYGSGGPGRGEGQGTEWGPYSVAVLAEGVVWRPLRAVYADADGSGEVDALDVCAITENWRARADGWKRGVGEGAGVEGLPKELSPGVAAALRAALAECPEGAGKAALAEVLGGIGEPVLPGEVTLYQNYPNPFNPSTVVEFYLPAAGEIRVGVWNVLGQEVAELYRGWHASGYGRLEWSGRTRGGGEAAAGLYFYRLTAGDRTLTRRMLLLK, via the coding sequence ATGAAAAATCAAGACGTGAAGGTCTGTGCGGCGATGAGCGGCGGGCGATGGCCGGCCGTGAGCGCCATCCTGTTTCTCCTGGCGGCGGCTCCGGCCCTCGCGGAATCGCCGGAATCGGTCGCCGGAGGACCGCCCCGAACGGACAGCCCGGCTCTCATCGGCGATCCGCAATCGGCCCCAGCCGAGAACGTCTACTATATAAATTTCGACTCCAACCTGGAGGGCTGGTATTTCCTCAACCACCCGGACACGGTGCAGGAGTACTACCCCGATCAATACACCTGCGATGAACTCACTCGGATGCGCGCGAACGGCGCGAGTTTTGCCCTCTCCTGGGGCTACTTCGACGGGAGCGGCGCCATGATGGTCACGTGCCCGTTTCGCGGCTGGTACAGGGACAGCTGCTACTACTCGTGGCGTATTAAGTCGGTCCAGGTCAATGTCCCGGACGAGTGGGACGGCCTCTACCGGGTGGTGGCGCGGGTCTACAAGGGAACCGGCTCCCGGATATGGGCGAAAATAGGGTATCGACCGGCCGGCAGCGCCAATACGTACTACCTGCCGGGCTGGAGCGAGCTCCCCACGGAAGGCTGGACGACTCTCACCCTCAGTGAACCATCCCAGGGAGCTTTTGCCGACCTCGACGCCGTGTCGATTCTGTTTGGCGCCTACTCGTCCGATGGCAACGTCTACGTGGACTGGGTGCAGGCGTACGAGGATCAGCCGGACGTGCCGGTGCTGGTCGCTCCCGCAAACGATCAGACTATCCAGGCCAACCTTCCCACATTTCAATGGACCGGCAACGGCGACTACTACACGCTCCAGGTGGCTACCGACCCCAAGTTCACCAACGTGCTGATCGACACTTCATACATCTACAGCACCAGCTGCAAAGTGACGCGGCCGCTGCCATTCTCGGACTACGACTACCTGCCCGGGGGAGGGGGCGCCCACGACCCGCACTACTACTGGCGGGTCAAAGCGCACCGGGTCGGACCGAGCGGGGTCAGCCTGTACTCCAATTACTTCCAGTTCATTATCAATGGTCCACATGAAGTACCCTCGGAGTACCCTTCGATCCTGGCGGCCCGGGGCGCCCTGCCTCCGTATATCGGGGGGACCGTTCTCGTGGCGCCCGGCACCTATACCGGCAGAGAAAATTGCAGTATCGGTCTCGGCGGCGAGAAGCCGGTCGACATCATCGCTACCGGCGGGGCGGCCGTAACCGTTATCGACTGTCAGAACACTTACTACGCTTTCTCGTATGACGCCTACACGGCCGGGGCCCCCGTCGTCGAGGGGTTCACGATCCGGAACGCCCGGGCCGACGGGAGCGACGAGGCCGCGATCGTGTGCCGGACGGGCGCCGGCACCATCAGGAACTGCATTATCGAAAACGGCGCCGGGACCGGTGTGCTTGCGCGCAGCGGCGGGATTGCCTATCTGGTCAACACCGAAATCAGAAACCAGACCGGCGATGCCACCGAGGCTACCGATGGCGGGCGAATACTGGCGTCCAGCTGCCGGTTCATCGGCAACGATGGATACGGCGGGCGCCTGATCCAGAGCTCCGCCGGCGCCGGCGCCTGCTCGTATGACTCCTGTCTGTTCGCGGACAATGGGAGCGAGGGCGGCGGAGGGTTGTATGTCGGGGCGGCGACAAGCCTCGGTATTACCAATTCGACGTTTACCGGGAACGTCAACGGCATTGAGTTTGCGACTACGGGCCAATCGGTGACCACGATCGCGAATTGCCTCGTCGCGTTCTCGAACGGACGCGGGATCGACTGGACATCATACTCCCATGATCTGTCGGTGTTGTGCAGCGATGCATACGGCAACGGCGGCGGGGATTGGGTCAACCTGGCGGCCAACGAGCTCGGCCTGCGCGGGAATATCCAGCGGGATCCGCTCTTCTGCGATGCGACTGCGGGCGACTACCGGCTGGCGGCGGGTTCTCCCTGCGCCGCGGAATACAGCGCCTGCGGCGGGATCGGGCTGTTCGGGATCGGCTGCATCCTCGAGCTGGGCTGCGCCATGGCAGCGTCCGATTCTGGCGGCCCCGCGCCCTGGACCATCTCCTTTTCGGCCTGGGCCAGCCGCGGACAACCGCCTTACAGCTACCACTGGGATTTCGGAGACGGCGGGAGCGGCTCCTCCGACACCGCTCTCCACACCTACACGGTATCGGGCGTCTACACCGTGCGGCTGACTGTGACCGATCAACTCGGCGCCACGTGCGAGCAGACTTCTGCGGTGCAGATCGGACCGGGACTGAGCTGCACGGCGGCTGCCGATCCGACCAGCGGCCCGGCTCCTCTGGTCGTGTCGCTGCAGGCCGCGGGCAGCGGCGGAGTCCCTCCCTACCGGTTTTCCTGGGCTTTCGGCGACGGCGGCGGCAGCACGCAGCAGAACCCGATACACGAGTACTCCGCCGAGGGAGTCTACACCTGCTCTCTCGCGGTCTTTGACCAGCGCGGGTATTCCTGCACGTCCGGGCTCTCCATTGTCGTGGGTGAGCCGCTGCAGTGCGCGGCGGCGGCCAATCCGGCCCGCGGCCCGGCGCCGCTGACGGTCAATTTCAGCGCGAGCGCCTCTGGCGGAGAACCTCCCTACACGTTCGCGTGGAGCTTCGGCGACGGCGGCAGCAGTTCCGCGCCAAACCCGGCCCACGCCTATAGCGCGGTGGGCGACTATGCGGCCTCGCTCGCTGTCACCGACTCCCGGGCCATCGCCTGCGGCGACACTCTCCTCATCCAGGTGCTGGGTCCGGAGCTGGCGTTGAGCCCGGAGACGGTGGATATTGGTTGGGAGTTGACGCGCGGGGAGTTCGTGGTGAAGAACGCGGGGTACGGGACGCTGGAGTTCCGGCTCGACACGCTGCCGGAGTGGTGCACGGCGAGGCCGGTGTCGGGTTCGCTGGGAGCGGGGGGGGAGGCGGTGATCGAGGTGGAGGTGGACCGTCGGGGGACGCTGATGGGTGACCATGCGGGCGTGGTGGCGATCAGCAGCAACGGGGGCGCGGGCGGGGTGTTGGTGCGTATGTACACGCCGATCGCGCCGCTGGTGGGGTCTGACAGCGTGGGGATCGAGGTGGGGGAGGAGATACGGATCCCGTTCAACGGCCTGGCGGAGGCGGGGTCGCTGTTGTCGCGGCTGCAGGTGGTGTCGGACGCGGGGGAACTGGCGTATGGTGTGGCGGTGGATACGGAGTACGTGGGGCTGCGGATTCCGGTCACGGTGGTGTACATCTACCCGGACGAGGGTTGGTCGTTTCCGGAGCTGGCGGGGATTCGGGTGATGTTTGCGGATTCGATTGTTGATGCGCACGGAGTTCCGGGGCCTCAGGGGTACGCGTTCACGTATGTGAACGGTGCGGTGGTGTGGCCGGGGGACACGGATGGGGACGGGGTGGTGGACGAGCGGGACATTTTGCCGATCGGGTTGTACTACGGCTCGGGGGGGCCGGGCCGGGGGGAGGGCCAGGGGACGGAGTGGGGTCCGTACTCGGTGGCGGTGTTGGCGGAGGGGGTGGTGTGGCGTCCGCTGCGGGCGGTGTACGCGGATGCAGACGGATCGGGGGAGGTGGACGCGCTGGATGTGTGCGCGATCACGGAGAACTGGCGGGCGAGGGCGGACGGGTGGAAGCGGGGTGTGGGAGAGGGGGCCGGGGTGGAGGGGTTGCCGAAGGAGTTGAGTCCGGGGGTGGCGGCGGCGCTGCGGGCGGCGCTGGCGGAGTGTCCGGAGGGCGCGGGGAAGGCGGCGCTGGCGGAGGTGCTGGGGGGGATCGGGGAGCCGGTGCTTCCGGGGGAGGTGACGTTGTACCAGAACTATCCGAATCCGTTTAATCCGTCGACGGTGGTGGAGTTTTATCTTCCGGCGGCGGGGGAGATCCGGGTGGGAGTGTGGAACGTCCTGGGTCAGGAGGTGGCGGAGTTGTACCGGGGGTGGCACGCGTCGGGGTATGGGCGGCTGGAGTGGTCGGGGCGGACACGGGGTGGCGGGGAGGCGGCGGCGGGCCTGTACTTTTACCGGCTGACGGCGGGCGACCGAACGCTCACCCGCCGCATGCTGCTGCTAAAGTAG
- a CDS encoding peptide-N-glycosidase produces the protein MRAFVLPFLVWACTAGILPPALARGAPPVTHVISHDRTLAVTDPSTGSNPLCAWAVFPPESVAFRTAVLSVTYACPDGLHCGEWDYIDYIFLRRVGGQAAPAQDLEVARMISPYGWRFDSTWSFTWHVDITDFAWMLHDSVEVEFLHTGYESNTDRGWVITLDFALTEGRPAMTCLGMETLWQGSIPYGDSARPIARTLAPVSVIAPTGAARARLRILQTGHGMDDQENCAEFCRKTRRIIVNEVLVDERPVWRTCGDNPLFPQAGTWLFDRANWCPGSIVQPDLYDLPVTPGSTHTVALEMEPYVNPGNPSAAYVLSSYLFYYAPPWAAHDATLEEILIPSSADEYSRLNPSCRGARLLIRNSGREALTAVAISYGPPEAPQTFEWTGELASQARTEVALPGSIAGDRPFAARLELPNGRPDEYPADNELTSTGPAVPVYAPDLVLALRSNNDSAHNSYRLTDGSGAIVRERALGTLGAGALYRDTLHLAPGCYELTVDDTAGDGLDFWFNPEGGYGYVRLLDGEGRLVKSFVPDFGRGIRHSFMVAQDAPPAAAAEPLPIVNPFPIRNRGVFAIDFFDNDPHPVAVTVLSEDSSRTVYERSYPEVREMMIPVDISAEPDGYYWVRVTAGDRTATRRIKVTHQD, from the coding sequence ATGCGCGCTTTCGTTTTGCCGTTCCTCGTCTGGGCCTGCACCGCCGGCATACTGCCGCCGGCGCTCGCCCGGGGCGCCCCGCCCGTCACTCACGTCATCTCCCACGACCGCACGCTGGCCGTGACCGACCCATCCACAGGCAGCAATCCGCTGTGCGCGTGGGCGGTCTTCCCGCCGGAGAGCGTCGCCTTCCGCACGGCGGTGCTCTCCGTAACGTATGCGTGCCCGGATGGCCTGCACTGCGGCGAGTGGGACTATATCGACTACATCTTTCTCCGCCGGGTCGGCGGGCAGGCGGCGCCGGCGCAGGATCTCGAGGTCGCCCGCATGATTTCCCCCTACGGCTGGCGGTTTGATTCCACCTGGAGTTTCACGTGGCACGTCGACATCACCGATTTCGCCTGGATGCTGCACGATTCGGTCGAGGTGGAGTTTCTGCATACCGGCTACGAGAGCAACACCGACCGCGGCTGGGTCATTACGCTTGACTTCGCCCTCACGGAGGGGCGACCGGCGATGACCTGCCTCGGCATGGAGACCCTCTGGCAGGGATCGATCCCGTACGGCGACAGCGCCCGACCGATCGCGCGCACCCTCGCCCCGGTTTCGGTCATCGCTCCGACGGGGGCCGCGCGCGCCCGCCTGCGCATTCTCCAGACCGGCCACGGCATGGACGACCAGGAGAACTGCGCGGAATTCTGCCGCAAGACGCGCCGGATCATCGTCAACGAGGTGCTCGTCGACGAGCGCCCGGTCTGGCGCACCTGCGGCGACAACCCGCTGTTTCCACAGGCGGGCACGTGGCTCTTCGACCGCGCCAACTGGTGTCCCGGGTCCATTGTGCAGCCCGATCTGTATGATCTTCCGGTCACTCCCGGCTCGACGCACACGGTGGCCCTCGAGATGGAACCGTACGTCAATCCCGGAAATCCGAGCGCCGCCTATGTCCTCTCGTCGTATCTTTTCTATTATGCTCCGCCATGGGCCGCGCACGACGCCACCCTCGAGGAAATTCTCATTCCGAGTTCCGCCGATGAGTATTCCCGGCTGAACCCCTCGTGCCGCGGCGCGCGCCTGCTGATCAGAAACAGCGGGCGGGAAGCGCTGACGGCCGTGGCGATATCCTACGGCCCCCCGGAGGCGCCACAAACATTCGAGTGGACCGGGGAGCTCGCCTCGCAGGCGCGGACGGAAGTCGCCCTGCCGGGGAGCATCGCCGGCGATCGGCCGTTTGCCGCCCGGCTGGAGCTGCCCAACGGCAGGCCGGACGAATACCCCGCCGACAACGAACTGACGTCGACCGGCCCGGCCGTCCCCGTTTACGCCCCCGACCTGGTGCTCGCCCTCCGCAGCAACAACGACTCCGCACACAATTCGTACCGGCTCACCGACGGATCGGGGGCGATCGTGCGGGAGCGGGCGCTCGGCACGCTCGGGGCGGGAGCCCTCTACCGCGACACGCTGCACCTGGCGCCGGGGTGTTACGAATTGACGGTGGACGACACAGCCGGCGACGGCCTCGATTTCTGGTTCAACCCGGAAGGCGGGTACGGCTACGTGCGGCTTCTTGATGGGGAGGGCCGGCTGGTCAAGTCGTTCGTTCCCGATTTCGGCCGGGGGATTCGCCACTCGTTTATGGTCGCCCAGGACGCGCCGCCCGCGGCGGCGGCCGAGCCGCTGCCGATCGTCAACCCGTTTCCCATTCGCAACCGGGGAGTGTTCGCGATCGATTTCTTTGACAACGATCCGCACCCGGTGGCGGTGACGGTCCTGAGCGAGGACAGCAGCCGGACGGTGTACGAACGTTCGTACCCCGAGGTCCGGGAGATGATGATTCCGGTGGATATCAGCGCCGAGCCCGACGGCTACTACTGGGTGCGGGTGACGGCGGGCGACAGGACGGCCACGCGCAGAATAAAGGTGACACATCAGGACTGA